TTATCACTTTATGCCACGTGGCGGTGACATCATGTTGATTTCACCTTGTCATGCGTCAtctgttattttcaaaaataaaaaatcgaaGCGACTTCCTGTCCCCACATGTTGGTTGACATGTGGCAACATCTCATGCCTTTGTCCCCTTCCTTGGACTGACCCAGGTCAATTCACGTTGACCCATTGACTCCATTCAAACTAGTTGAACCAGTCTCATCTTCTTGGACAacccattttttttataaactattttttatttcatctttatttcaaaaaaaaaattgggaaaatggTAAAAGCATTAGAAAAAAATTAggatttattattaaaaaaaatctgaaaaaataaataaaatttctttgattcatTTTTGACTTGGGAAACtaataaattagaaaaaaaaaaccataaataaatgaaaatggggaaaaatctttaaaaatactagaaaattgcaaaaaatatttaaaagattttgaatatttttggaaatttgagaAAGTTTTAGACATCCCTAGTTCTTTAATTTAATGAATTTATACAATCATTTTGTAGGTTTgtacctgtatatatatatatatatatatatatatatatatatatatatatcatattttgtATCCGTCTCGGTGATAAAACAAAGGTAAAGTGGTATTTCAAAGCTTACATATATTAGTTCTAAATGGGGTTTGTTTAATAAGATCCCCTCATTTGAAGTTTATATTAGACATTCATAAATCACACTTGATTTTACGtttcattttgaaattttaatgttTATTTGTTTATCAAGGAGTTAATTAAGGGTCATATAATTCAAATTGGaataattcatagttaattaggtatcgttcgtagaacAGGTGTGCGGAaagtgctaataccttccctcaCATAACTATACTCTCGATCTTAGATTTGCTAAAAGTAGACCAAAACTATTGGTATCTTGGCCTTATTAATTTAGATATCAATCAACGAGTGGTAATTAGTTAACTAATTGCACCTAAGAAAATAACATGTTAGTGGTGAATCCATCGAACCATTAATACTATTATCACCCTTTGTCATTCTGGACCTTTCTTCGGAACGTTGCGACTatgattatttgaaaaaaatcaCTTGGTTGTTGAACTCTTGGACATAAACATGGagttatttttctatattttcaaaagttGAGTCTTGTAAGTTATTTCTCCTCAACTACTAGGATTCATTTAGTTGAAATAGTTCATATTTTTAACTTTAGTTTAtcttaaaaattacaaaaagatgaactcatttttcattttttttatatttgcatgaaataaatgaacaacaataattttttttttttggacattAGTTGTCCATCATTTTGCGACTGGCATTATTCCCCTTTTTGGACATTAGTGTTGAGATTGTTCGGTGAAAACTTTTGGACCATTTATGCTAactgtttattttttatttccttcaGCCATGCACAGCCACAACAATATGTACTTCCcaaaatcccttttttttttttttaattacctaAGACTGTAAGAACTTTAACCCATGAAAAGAATTGGTGGAAGAAAACGTGCTGAATTCAAGTAGATATCTAGTGCAAAGACACAACAAAAGTTAAAAGAAAAACATATGGAAAATGTGGTGACAGAGTATTTGTTTTGGTTGGTTGCAAATAAGTAGAAAAAAATTAccctgaaaaataaaattaatagaaaGTTAGGCATGTGATAAGGCAAGTTAGggttgaaatattttttattctcaaTGTTCCAATGTTCAGTTGAGCCACTTTAAAGAAGACTTTGAAAAGTGAAATATTATAGTCTAAGACATTTTGATAGGGTTTCTATGTTAATGCAAATTAGCTCAGCCTTTTATTTGGTCTATTGATCTACACAAACCGTCCTAAGTAGAAAATACATTCATGCTAATAAATAGATAGACAACTTTAATATAGAGAATTGTAATCATAGAAAATTAGGCATACGGTAATACAAGCTTAATTTAGGATTGAATTATTTGTTATTCGTTTTGATCAAATGTTGACTTGACCGGCCTTgagaaaaaatcaaaacaaaaaaattaaaaatatttcttaatGGACCGGGCTAATCGACATAAAAAATTACCTAGCCTTTTGTAGATTTTAATTAGTGATTTACAAAACCCCACCACCCATGCCCAATTTTTAACTTAAAGAATTAAATTTATAGAAAACCTGATACATTGAAATAAGAGTCTAAAAGAGttgaattattttaaaaattattcatcCAATGTTGATGCAACCCCCGTTGAAGAAGAAAAACGATCAATGTAAAAGAAGATTTTTCATTCAAGAAAGTCTAGAATGGACCTTGGAGTTTGTAAAAAATTTAACTGGGAACAATCCCCGCCCGacatacacacatgcatgtaTAAATTTCCTCTCTACCTCCAAGTGCTAACTCTATAGCTTCCATAGTTTACCATGAGTCTCCATACATTTTCATGGGACACCTGCCATCGGCCCTGCTTATACAGGCAGGTCTTTCCACCGAAGAAGAGTAAACACACTTATGCAAGGCGAGCATTTGTTGTTTCTGCCATTTCAAGTGCACCAGCGGCAACAACAATCGCTAAAACTACGTCTAGTTTAGCCCATGCTTGGAGAGAAGTTCAAGGTTCCAACGATTGGAAAGATCTTCTGAAACCCCTGCATTCTGTACTCCGTGATGAGATCATTCGATATGGTGAGTTTGTCAATGCATGTTACAAGGGGTTCGAGATTGATCGGACCTCGAAACGCTACTTAAACTGCAAGCATGGGAGGAAAAGCTTGTTAAGTGAACTTGGATTGGGAAACTCTGGTTATGAGGTAACTAAGTACATCTATGCCACCCCCAACATCACCACTCCAATAAGAAATGTAGCATTTTGCGGCCATTGGATCGGATTCATTGCCGTGTCATCCAAGGACGACGTGATCACGAGGATAGGTAGAAGAGATATTCTGGTAACGTTTAGAGGGACAATGACAACTACGGAGTGGATCGTCAACCTAATGAGCTCCTTGACTCCGCCACGGTTTGATCCTCAGAACCCACAGTCCGATGTTAAGGTTGAGTCGGGGTTTCTCAGCTTGTATACTTCGGACGAAAGGAATGGCAAGTTTGGGCTCGGAAGCTGTCGCGAGCAGCTTCTTTCTGAATTGACACGGCTTATAAACAAGTTTAAAGGTGAGGAATTGAGTATAACTGTGGCTGGGCACAGCATGGGGAGTTCGCTGGGTGTTCTGTTTGCTTACGATGTCGCCGAGCTTGGATTGAATAGGAACTGCAGATTGGACCGAGAAATCCCGATCACAGTTTTCGCATTCGCCAGCCCAAGAGTCGGGAATGCCGGCCTCAAGGAACGTTGCGAGGAGCTGGGTGTGAAAGTTCTAAGAATAGCCAATGTCAGGGACCCAA
This genomic stretch from Malania oleifera isolate guangnan ecotype guangnan chromosome 3, ASM2987363v1, whole genome shotgun sequence harbors:
- the LOC131151341 gene encoding galactolipase DONGLE, chloroplastic-like, producing MSLHTFSWDTCHRPCLYRQVFPPKKSKHTYARRAFVVSAISSAPAATTIAKTTSSLAHAWREVQGSNDWKDLLKPLHSVLRDEIIRYGEFVNACYKGFEIDRTSKRYLNCKHGRKSLLSELGLGNSGYEVTKYIYATPNITTPIRNVAFCGHWIGFIAVSSKDDVITRIGRRDILVTFRGTMTTTEWIVNLMSSLTPPRFDPQNPQSDVKVESGFLSLYTSDERNGKFGLGSCREQLLSELTRLINKFKGEELSITVAGHSMGSSLGVLFAYDVAELGLNRNCRLDREIPITVFAFASPRVGNAGLKERCEELGVKVLRIANVRDPITKMPGVVFNENFRILGGGYEFPSSCSCYAHVGVELAINFFMMQNPTFVHDLEAYISLLRCQDQVQIQEVYDDMVISFWTWARKWFNLHRISARQPWVILRDAMVNIVEYQRTKTHTVLPIQASFVQKKN